TACTCACATTAAGAATTTGCTTCCCGCGAGACCCCCAGGATCGCTCATTGACGAAGTGACAACACATCGCTCGGTGGAAGAGTTGGATAGGACCTGTCGCCTACGGCAGCCTATAGAGGTCACTGGCGCAAAACTCAGAAACACCCTGCCCGCAATGTGCAGGGGCAGTTTTGCGCCAGTGCGCTCTTTCGGCCTCCGTAGTCGCCTGTCCAAACCATAAGCGACGGCGGTCCAGCAgctggcgtcggcagcggcgtgaAGTTGTTGCGGAGGGCAGTTATGTGGCGTCAGCCGTGGAACGCCCGCGACGAAAACAGTACCAGGCCGACAAAGCTGCAGTAGATTCCTTTCGACACAGTCTCagagcggccgccggcgaggttaGAGCCCGCTTGCTGAGGCGCCTTTTGGTGGAACACACGCTCAATACCCCGCACGCGCAGGACGGTGTCATTCCGAAGACTGTGGCGCCCTACGATAGTGCACAGCACGTATAGTACTCTAGTTATCCTACCGCAAGGTTAAGTGCTACGGGACTCTTGGCAGGTCACCAGCCGGACCCTGGAAGTACTGTACAGCACGCCGAGAGAAGGATCCAGCAGCGCGCACAAGGATGGGCAGTTGGTTTCCATGACTTCGAAGGAGCCGCCTGGGACAGAAGGAGGTGGGCATGCGCTCCTAGACCCTTCCGCTCGTTCTGGGCTGTTGGTTCATTCAATCTACTACCCATCAGCACGGCTCTGTGACTCACCCTCCCAATGTTGCCCGTGGTCTCCCTAGGCACCCCCCATTCTCTCCTAATTCACACCCTGGAGCAAGCCCATGCCCACTAGGCCTCGCAAGAAGTGGCCGACCAACACGACGAGCAACTGAAATATGCAATGCTCTTCGTGAACAAGGGACCCAGCTTTCTGGTCGAACTGGCGAAGTCCAATAGGAAGCCGCGAAGAGGTATCTGGGCGGCAAGAAGTGAGGGGCTGGATTGCGACAGCTCTAGGGTCGAGTCGCGACTCCCCAGCATCTACTGATTGGCAAGCACTTCACAAGGGCAGTGAAGGCTACTGCTGCATGGGCTGCCAAGCAGAGAAGATTCCTCTTCGGCTACGGCGTGCTCTCTGCTGCCGTGGGGCCAACTCGCAGTTTCCCAGGACAGCGGATTGAGAACATAGCCGCGGCGAACAGGTTGTCCGCTGCCTAGTATTTCAGCGGATGGTCATATGttgtcgtggccgcggcaTACACGGACGCGGAGCTTGTAAAGATGTCTCTTCATGCGGCCGGCAGCGCTGAGGCGGGGGGGAACGAGTCGAGACATACAGCCTACAGGATTGGGGCTCATAGTTCAACACGCTTGTCCATTACCACAGGGAAGCACATGACGCTATTTACAGAGCCGCGGCCGGCACGACGTGCTGCGTCGCCCCTTTGGTACCTTGAGATGCACGGCAACTTCCGTTTGCCGGTCGTAAGCCAGCTAGCGATAGCCAGGTCACTCATTCAAATTGACAGACACGAAATCTTCTTCGCTATCCTCAAAGCCTTGCGTTCCTGATAGCTGGCCGTAAGcctccctcggcggcgatccATGGCGATAGAGGGGAGCATTTGCCATGTCTCTCGGGTAGCCAGACGGTCTCCGCTCCCACTGACCGGACGAAAAGTGCGGTGGCGTAGACCTGGTGGCAGAACTTGACCAACTCCAGCAACCAGTTGTAGCACCCGACTCAGAATGGGCGAAAGTGCCTGGAGAAACCCCTCCGTTCGCTTGCAGTCCGTCGAATCGTTGATGGGACCGGGAGCGCTTCGTGAATCGGGGCGACGCAGATGAAGACACGGCAATAGGGACCTCAGAACGGGGTCGTACCGGACTAGCTATCAACGAAGATTCGCTGGCAGGCTGCGATGGGCTACGGCGGAAATCAGTCGAACCACGCCTCGGAAATTGTGCAACGGCACGTGGAGAATGCTTTTTGAACCTTCGTAGTCCGTCTGGTCGTTCATAGTACCCGGGAAGCTTGGTGGCTCTGGAGTGCGCAGAAGGGGAGCGGGTGGGGGGGATTTCAGAACGGGGTCGTTCAGATCCGTTGTTAGGCTGCGACGTACTACTGCAGTGATTGCTCGTAGACTGTGCAAGGAGGTCTGGAGAAAGTCTCTCGATTGTATGACTTCTGTCTGCTACTTGACGGTTCCGGGAACGCTTGGTGACTCGGGAGGTCGGGGAATGGGGCCTTGTGGAAGGGACCTTTGAACGGGGCCGCACAGGACTGGCAGCCAGCGGAGAACTGTCGGCAGAATGCGACGGGCTACTGCCGTGACTAGTTGCATCACGCCGCTTCGAATTTGGTGCAAGTCCTCTCACCGGTTGTAATATATGGGGTCGTTGATGGGACTGGCACAGCTTGGTGACTCGGCAGGACGCAGAAGGGGGCCTGGTGCCCAGGATCGGAGAACGAGGCCGTGCGGAACGTCGGGGTGACAATTTACCCTTTCCTTTGGTCGACAGTGACCCGTGTCCTGAACGATCCTTTGCATCGCATTGACGTTGTCGATCCCTCGCATCGGGCAATGGTGGCATGCGACCGGCCGCGTCAAGCGATGTTTGTCCAGCAGGGAAGCATTGTTGGGCAACAGGGCTGGAAGAATCCGGGTGTGGCGAGGTATCCGGGGAGGAGAATTGCAGTAGATGAATTGGGAGACTCAAGGGGCTATCACCTAAACGATGCTCAAGGGACGACGCGGACATGTTAGCTATATCGGTGTCCGGCCCACGCGAGTAAACCGAGCTATCCGACAGGATAGTCTGATTGACTCGGGCAGCAAATGCGAAAGGATTCTGTGGTTGATCATGGTTGAGCTCCTCTGGCATGCTACGATGGGAGATGAGCCCCTCACTAGCGAGGTCGTCTGGAGGCAGCGAGTCATCGTGCACGTCCACTGCGGAAGCTGAGAAGGGTGCCATTGTCTGGCCTAAATTGCCATCGTAGACCCCGTCGGTCCATTCCTCGAGATATCGCAAACAGCTCCGGCAAAGCTGACGCTGGGGACTGTTTGGTGCCGCATCCGCAGTAACATGCTGGGTTGGTCGATTTTCATTGATGAACAGCATTGGACGCCCGAGATCAAGTTCATATCTGCAGGGAACGAAGCAAGCTCGGAGCATGGCCCGCAGCCCATAGAGCACGTCCATTTGATCCTCGGGCGCGCGATGCATGGTCGGAAGAAAAGCCGACGTCTGGATGGTCCGATAAACATCTGTGCAGGGCTTGCCCCACTGACACTCTGCACGTTGGTGAGATCCGGACTCGTTGAATGCGTCGACCTCTAGATCAACTGTCCAGGACTGCGGTTGGAATGGTGACGATTGCCGggcagcgcccgcgtctATGGCCGAGCTGCGGAACCCTAGGAGCTTCGCTCGCCTATGAAGGAGAGCTACACACTTGGGATCAAATGACATGAGCGGCTTTGGTCCACCTTCGGTCTTGGGCCTTTCGAAGCTCAAATAAGGAAATTGACGAAGAGCGGCCAACACGAGCTGAGTATAGGCAAGGTCAAAAGAGGGCGGGCCTCGTGCGGGCCGAAACACCCCTTCGTGGATCTCGACATACGGTGCTGTCTCGACCCAGTGGCCGCGCAATGTCGCCCGCAAGGTTTTCCTCAGATTTCGCTTCGCCGTTCTAGCATCCTTTGGGATGACATGGGACCATAAAATTTCAGCAGCGATGCCTAGATAGATCATGTTCTGTTGCAGTAATCTTAAGCCGGGTATCATGCCCGGGGCAGCCAGCGCTCGCCGCTCTATCTCGCGTCTTCTTTGCACGTCGGTCACACCAACAAGTGCCTGGTTGGTGCCAAAGCCCTCTCGGATTGCCCGGCGATCTAAGGGACTGGCGGCAGGAGTGCAGCCTTCCAATAGCACCACCGTTTCTTTGTCAAGTGTCCATTGTATATCTCGATCGCCACAGGTAAGGTTTGACCACTCTGTGTAGATATGCCGGAGACCAGCGAGACATTCTTCGTCTAGGCGAGAAGTGAAAATCTTTTTCCAGCTGCCGAGATATAGGAACTCCGTCATGCCACGAAATACTTTGAGGTCGTCAAGAGCTGAGGCGATGTCTCGGCGCTGACTGATTGAATCAAAGACATACTGTTTGTTCTCGCTCAGTCGTTGATACCATTTGAAGTACTCCAGGTCATGGCCAATACACTCTCGGAGCTTATGATATATGCGCCCATCCGAGTCGGCCTTTTCGTGCTGGTACCGTTCGGTTCGAGTTTTGACCGTCGAATTCTCCCGGATGCGAGGTAGATCTATGGAATACAAACACACGGTCCAATGTGCCACAGTATCGCTCGCTGCTAGGATTCGGTGTCGACCTTGGGTATAACTCACGAATTGGTCATCTAAAGCAGGATATATCCCGTCTCCGTTTGACTGTACGAGTTCCCGTTGCGACAGACCTAACTTTCTCAGGACAGACGGAACCTCGGTGTCGTCAATGTAGCCGTCAATCCAATGTTCGTGACTAGCATCTTCAATAGAAGTTCTTTTGAACAACTTTTTGAGGCGATCAGTGTGATTCCTGTCGTATAATCGCTCTccgacgccgtcaacgaATTCGAGCCGGCCCAGTGGAACCCGAACGATGCCCAAAAGGCGGATTTCGGACTCTGCCATAGCCTAGGAGGTGAGGTGTCGCACGCATGTCTCGGTTCACTAGCGCCAGGTGGAGGACCACGGCTCGAGGTGGTACAGGGACAGCGAGCGCCTCGATTGCAGGAAGCCATTTTCGGTATTGCCAGCTCTGCCTGGGTCGAGGGCTCCGTGGGGAGCTGGGCGCGTCGATTGTAGGAAGCCATTTTCGGTATTGCCAGCTCTGCCTGGGTAGAGGTCTCCGTGGGGAGGACGAAATCTCCCCACGGAGAACTCTTTGCACGTGATATCATTCAGACCGTTGACATGCGCTCGCATTCCGTTttggccgaggtggagggggaaaggggagggcgggcggcctggggcCTGTGGGGGTACCTGTTATTCTCCTCGGACAACCCCAGGGGTGTTCCGCAGGTCAGGTCAAAACTAATAGGACACCAAGACCAGTCTCCACAGCCCCCGACCCCAAGGGTAGGTGAATTACAAGCATTGACTGATGGATTCACGACGCAGCGCTCGAATCACGAGGGGGTTTCTGTAGTCAACGATGGAGCCAGAACTGTTGATTCTATTGCTTGAACCTGAAGTTCTTGTGGATTCAGCCCGGGCGGGGGAGTCGATGCTCTACCCTACGCCCAGCCACCACTAACCAATTATCCTTGTATCCGATTCCCGCATATTTTAGCGCCGTTTTAATTGCACATTGGCGTCAATCTATCATTGACACCAATAGACGGTATGGAGGGCGTTTTCTGCTTTCAACGATACCTTGTTCAGCTGTTTAGCTGCCTCGATGTCTGTTCTAATGATGACTAATCACCAAACTCTGTCCTGTAAATGTTCCCGATCTTGAGACAGTTCCACATGACACTGGAGCGAGCCTTATAGCTGTCAAGACGGCAAGAATGGTTTCGCAGGGTTCCAGCTGTCGTGAATCAGGAGATGGCTGGATCTGCAACGCTTGACATGTACTGAGGACAGAGCTCTACGGTTAGTCTGTAGCCTATCTCCTCCTGTCGACAAACTTGCTGAGGAGGATACGTTATTTTCTAATGGCAAGAGTGGGCCGGATTTCACAATCGGAGCCACGGTAACAGTCGAGCTTATCTCCAAAGTTCATTCCCTCGCGTTCGCTTATCCATAATCCCATCGTACTCTGTTTCCTCCATGCCCTCGCctctggggggggggccgtcGAACCAACCACCATCGGAACTCCAATTGTATACCTTCCCCCTCTCATCCACAAGCTCCCACCGCTGTGATATGATCTCTCCACGGTCAAGTGGGGAAACCATAATTGCAATCCCCGCTAGAGAGGCCTTCACGGCATATCGAGAGCTCACGGACAGCAATAAGATATGATATTTATAGCATTGCAGGTATCGCGTTGAGTAAGGTCCCGCCCGGTTAgtccgtcgtcttcgtcgaaCATGTCCCGGATCTGTCGCTCTTTATTAACCCTACTGTCGAGGTCAAAAAAGTTGTTGGGGCTGTCATGGCATCGCCTGCGCAGCAAGCGACCCCATCTTGGTGTATTGGGGTGGAGAGGTCCCAAGCCACTTGCGAGGCTCACATGGACACAAGACCATACACTGTCCCCTGCACAAGCTGGAGCTGTAAGTTTGCATTCATGCCTATAAAGCAggctcctccatcctccaGCCAGGGAAATGGGGACAGAATTATCGTAGTTAATGGCCAGCTGAAATGGATCTGCGACAACCAGCAGGAGATCATTAAGATACTGTTAAGCATGGAGAGAAGAGTGAGTGGTATCGCCGAAAAGCATGGCTAGCGATTCTTGGGTATTAAACAGTGCAGGTGATAAGACCAGCCAGTCATCATCGGAGCCAAGAGGGCAGCGGAACGAAGAGTGAGGCTACCAGCGACAATGACTTGGGCATCTTCGATCTTGATGATTTGGAAATACCTATAAACACAGACGTGAACTTCACGGCCGATGAGAGAAACAGGGCTGGCTACCTGGCTAAAAGATTGTCTGATACCCGCTGGCCGCCCAGCGGGACGGACCTTCTTCGGCCCGTTCGCATCATATCATCGACCGTCTCGAGAGTATTATTGGTTGGCCAACACCTGATGGGAGCCAATAGGATTCGCCCCCGCCAAGAGGAGGGTGTGACGATGAGCGTCTAGTCCCAGAAAGGCTTGGGCATGGCCCACAGCTGTCAAACTCGTCACATCTGGGGGCTTGCTCCTGCAGTGAAACAAGCGACGTGAATGGAAATGCAACCCTAAACCATGGATTTCATTTGGCAGTTAACGCCGCAACCGCTGTCGGAAACTGACCGAATACGCGGCGTAGACGTCCAGGCGCTTACATATATGACATGTCGCCTCTTTATTTGGCACACGTGCTGCCTTTGTCTGGGTCTGGCCTTCTCCACCAGCCCACTCTTACAAGGCTGACATGACCGGCTTCATGACGCCACCATCGGTCGATCACACAGGAACCGCTGCCGATCACCCATGTCCAATGACCCTGAACACAAGATCCTGATTCTACGTACAGCAAGGCAAACGATCAC
Above is a genomic segment from Purpureocillium takamizusanense chromosome 2, complete sequence containing:
- a CDS encoding uncharacterized protein (COG:S~EggNog:ENOG503PV95) → MTEFLYLGSWKKIFTSRLDEECLAGLRHIYTEWSNLTCGDRDIQWTLDKETVVLLEGCTPAASPLDRRAIREGFGTNQALVGVTDVQRRREIERRALAAPGMIPGLRLLQQNMIYLGIAAEILWSHVIPKDARTAKRNLRKTLRATLRGHWVETAPYVEIHEGVFRPARGPPSFDLAYTQLVLAALRQFPYLSFERPKTEGGPKPLMSFDPKCVALLHRRAKLLGFRSSAIDAGAARQSSPFQPQSWTVDLEVDAFNESGSHQRAECQWGKPCTDVYRTIQTSAFLPTMHRAPEDQMDVLYGLRAMLRACFVPCRYELDLGRPMLFINENRPTQHVTADAAPNSPQRQLCRSCLRYLEEWTDGVYDGNLGQTMAPFSASAVDVHDDSLPPDDLASEGLISHRSMPEELNHDQPQNPFAFAARVNQTILSDSSVYSRGPDTDIANMSASSLEHRLGDSPLSLPIHLLQFSSPDTSPHPDSSSPVAQQCFPAGQTSLDAAGRMPPLPDARDRQRQCDAKDRSGHGSLSTKGKGKLSPRRSARPRSPILGTRPPSASCRVTKLCQSHQRPHILQPVRGLAPNSKRRDATSHGSSPSHSADSSPLAASPVRPRSKVPSTRPHSPTSRVTKRSRNRQVADRSHTIERLSPDLLAQSTSNHCSSTSQPNNGSERPRSEIPPTRSPSAHSRATKLPGYYERPDGLRRFKKHSPRAVAQFPRRGSTDFRRSPSQPASESSLIASPVRPRSEVPIAVSSSASPRFTKRSRSHQRFDGLQANGGVSPGTFAHSESGATTGCWSWSSSATRSTPPHFSSGQWERRPSGYPRDMANAPLYRHGSPPREAYGQLSGTQGFEDSEEDFVSVNLNE
- a CDS encoding uncharacterized protein (COG:S~EggNog:ENOG503PV95), producing MAESEIRLLGIVRVPLGRLEFVDGVGERLYDRNHTDRLKKLFKRTSIEDASHEHWIDGYIDDTEVPSVLRKLGLSQRELVQSNGDGIYPALDDQFVSYTQGRHRILAASDTVAHWTVCLYSIDLPRIRENSTVKTRTERYQHEKADSDGRIYHKLRECIGHDLEYFKWYQRLSENKQYVFDSISQRRDIASALDDLKVFRGMTEFLYLGSWKKIFTSRLDEECLAGLRHIYTEWSNLTCGDRDIQWTLDKETVVLLEGCTPAASPLDRRAIREGFGTNQALVGVTDVQRRREIERRALAAPGMIPGLRLLQQNMIYLGIAAEILWSHVIPKDARTAKRNLRKTLRATLRGHWVETAPYVEIHEGVFRPARGPPSFDLAYTQLVLAALRQFPYLSFERPKTEGGPKPLMSFDPKCVALLHRRAKLLGFRSSAIDAGAARQSSPFQPQSWTVDLEVDAFNESGSHQRAECQWGKPCTDVYRTIQTSAFLPTMHRAPEDQMDVLYGLRAMLRACFVPCRYELDLGRPMLFINENRPTQHVTADAAPNSPQRQLCRSCLRYLEEWTDGVYDGNLGQTMAPFSASAVDVHDDSLPPDDLASEGLISHRSMPEELNHDQPQNPFAFAARVNQTILSDSSVYSRGPDTDIANMSASSLEHRLGDSPLSLPIHLLQFSSPDTSPHPDSSSPVAQQCFPAGQTSLDAAGRMPPLPDARDRQRQCDAKDRSGHGSLSTKGKGKLSPRRSARPRSPILGTRPPSASCRVTKLCQSHQRPHILQPVRGLAPNSKRRDATSHGSSPSHSADSSPLAASPVRPRSKVPSTRPHSPTSRVTKRSRNRQVADRSHTIERLSPDLLAQSTSNHCSSTSQPNNGSERPRSEIPPTRSPSAHSRATKLPGYYERPDGLRRFKKHSPRAVAQFPRRGSTDFRRSPSQPASESSLIASPVRPRSEVPIAVSSSASPRFTKRSRSHQRFDGLQANGGVSPGTFAHSESGATTGCWSWSSSATRSTPPHFSSGQWERRPSGYPRDMANAPLYRHGSPPREAYGQLSGTQGFEDSEEDFVSVNLNE